The Lactobacillus sp. ESL0680 genome has a segment encoding these proteins:
- a CDS encoding site-specific integrase, which yields MTVRKRGKSWSARINWRDANGKLHQMEKGGFKTKVEAEQYSIKQQYLHTSGVDIENDPAFADYFHEWWTTFKKPHIRHETQKRYITNDKIIHEYFKDTKIKQIKRIHWQQFINDVCKTHSTTTVRLLNRQFRACVKNAIADGIITLDFTQGVNINGNDTNTRKPVFLSYAEAQKLLKTALDDRDPAVPSTYIIITIILTGARVGEISGLKWHNLDTKKHTIAIHHSYNSDIKELGPTKNTSSYRTVRINSKLIELLQEIKKDNQDDYIFKEKDTGLPPANRTINSKLQVIMKHADLIKPDFTIHSLRHVHVAILHHKNVDWMAISKRLGHKNLSMTLNVYAYYIDEDKRKSDKEIEKKLDDLFI from the coding sequence ATGACAGTCAGAAAACGCGGCAAATCATGGTCAGCTAGAATAAACTGGCGTGACGCCAACGGCAAACTTCATCAAATGGAAAAAGGCGGTTTCAAAACTAAAGTTGAAGCTGAACAATATTCCATTAAGCAGCAATACCTACACACTAGTGGTGTGGATATTGAAAATGACCCTGCTTTTGCTGATTACTTTCATGAGTGGTGGACTACTTTTAAAAAGCCGCATATTAGACATGAAACGCAGAAACGCTATATCACTAATGACAAAATTATTCATGAATACTTTAAAGACACCAAAATTAAACAGATCAAGCGAATTCACTGGCAACAATTTATCAATGATGTTTGTAAGACACATTCAACCACAACAGTCAGGCTGCTCAATCGCCAATTTAGAGCCTGTGTGAAGAATGCAATTGCTGATGGCATAATTACACTAGACTTTACTCAAGGCGTTAATATCAACGGAAATGACACGAATACGCGCAAGCCTGTCTTCTTGTCCTATGCCGAAGCGCAAAAATTATTAAAAACTGCTCTGGACGATAGAGACCCTGCTGTTCCTTCCACTTACATTATCATTACGATTATTCTAACTGGTGCACGTGTTGGCGAGATCAGCGGTCTTAAATGGCATAATTTAGACACCAAAAAACACACTATCGCAATTCATCATTCTTACAATAGTGACATCAAAGAATTGGGACCTACTAAAAATACTTCTTCGTACCGCACAGTCAGAATTAATTCTAAATTGATTGAATTATTGCAGGAAATCAAAAAAGATAATCAGGACGACTATATTTTTAAAGAAAAAGATACTGGCTTACCTCCTGCCAATCGAACGATCAATAGCAAATTGCAAGTAATTATGAAGCATGCTGACTTAATCAAACCAGATTTTACAATTCATAGTCTGCGCCATGTCCATGTTGCCATTCTGCATCATAAAAATGTTGACTGGATGGCTATCTCAAAAAGATTAGGTCACAAAAATTTATCAATGACTTTAAATGTTTATGCCTATTACATTGATGAAGACAAAAGAAAAAGTGACAAAGAAATAGAAAAAAAGCTAGATGATTTATTCATCTAA
- a CDS encoding LITAF-like zinc ribbon domain-containing protein, with translation MRCPKCRSTNVSVLGQHKKSFSVGKAAAGTALTGGIGVLAGFAGKKTKKVDMICMDCGHQFRYKK, from the coding sequence ATTCGTTGTCCTAAATGTAGATCTACAAATGTATCAGTTTTAGGTCAACATAAAAAAAGCTTTTCTGTTGGTAAAGCAGCAGCCGGTACTGCTCTTACTGGAGGAATTGGTGTATTAGCTGGCTTTGCTGGTAAAAAAACTAAAAAGGTAGACATGATTTGTATGGATTGTGGTCACCAGTTTCGATATAAAAAATAA
- a CDS encoding FxLYD domain-containing protein has product MKKIKYFAIMLLIPMILAVAGCSGKKKAVKYYDSDFISALEQGLQNRWNYTDTIKDTSNIKRSEYTKMVNEELNSVEDYKNKKFKNDNLHEEALEYINALHQQKAAISSYSDSSFPVKWSNSYNKRTDVLIKINKIHKLSFDSKYDSYWTEITRNGSSVENKSKREQQISTLIKHIKFKLSKNEDGFKTYDANVKNTTDYSFKTFLINVKLLNNKGVVVDTQPVSVENWSKKQTNQLEFETDKDFSRYKIVKDFIE; this is encoded by the coding sequence ATGAAAAAAATCAAGTACTTTGCTATTATGCTGCTTATACCAATGATACTTGCTGTTGCAGGCTGCAGTGGCAAGAAAAAAGCTGTTAAATATTATGATTCAGATTTTATTTCTGCATTAGAACAAGGCTTACAAAATAGATGGAATTATACAGATACAATCAAAGATACTTCCAATATAAAACGATCTGAATATACTAAAATGGTTAATGAAGAGCTGAATTCAGTCGAAGACTATAAAAACAAGAAGTTTAAAAATGATAATTTGCATGAAGAAGCTTTGGAGTATATAAATGCTTTACATCAGCAAAAAGCTGCAATTAGTAGTTATAGTGATTCAAGCTTTCCTGTAAAATGGAGTAATAGTTACAATAAGCGTACAGATGTTTTAATTAAAATCAATAAAATTCATAAATTATCTTTTGATTCTAAATATGATAGTTATTGGACTGAAATCACACGGAATGGATCCAGTGTTGAAAATAAAAGTAAAAGAGAACAGCAAATTTCCACATTAATTAAGCATATTAAGTTTAAATTGTCTAAAAACGAAGATGGCTTCAAAACTTATGATGCAAATGTAAAGAATACCACTGATTATAGTTTCAAGACTTTTTTAATTAATGTTAAATTGTTAAACAATAAAGGAGTTGTAGTTGATACTCAACCAGTTAGTGTTGAAAACTGGAGTAAGAAACAAACTAATCAATTAGAATTTGAAACCGATAAAGATTTTAGTAGATATAAAATTGTTAAAGACTTTATAGAATAA
- a CDS encoding M48 family metalloprotease codes for MNDLIQYLFDFAFSQDIGYLLVPADEDYSSFANKTKKLIIINTNWKNKAELPFIIGHEIGHLIDGDQGISRYCGTALTSKERHADLYSLNLIFDYATKQYDCYEEPSQFMQAYGIPNRMYNDVVNLFRNNDDLLF; via the coding sequence ATGAACGACTTAATACAATATTTATTCGATTTCGCTTTTAGTCAGGATATTGGTTACTTACTAGTTCCAGCTGATGAGGATTACAGTTCTTTTGCTAATAAAACTAAAAAGCTTATCATTATCAACACTAATTGGAAAAATAAAGCTGAGTTACCTTTCATTATTGGTCATGAAATCGGTCATTTAATTGATGGCGATCAGGGGATTTCACGTTATTGCGGCACCGCTCTTACATCTAAGGAACGTCACGCCGACCTTTATTCACTTAATTTAATCTTTGATTATGCCACTAAGCAGTACGATTGCTATGAAGAACCCAGCCAATTTATGCAAGCTTATGGTATTCCAAACAGAATGTATAATGATGTAGTGAATTTATTTAGGAATAACGATGATCTTTTATTTTGA
- a CDS encoding type II toxin-antitoxin system PemK/MazF family toxin — protein sequence MIDKEKKIQHFLKLYYSDIDNFKIKHLPSWVSFYAYQLQNEVNKTTPRYYRKYIPGEIVLVNFGTSIGQELCGPHFAVVLNKKDDKYKTVLTVVPLSSKLHSSYVSLGKELTNRMQEAVFASRKSTSNELKSVSKELSELPNILKGGPKATKEEINIITQSTALQKMSKKYKQTNAVDEKDWIFLKGLLAKYANSDHYPTLSKVSDLFEATDKLNEKLIKLNLSTNKIKKFSNEVKKHNKNTFAAVNNIKTISKLRLIDFYDRSVVNRILISDNALHKIKISLNNLI from the coding sequence ATGATAGATAAAGAAAAAAAGATTCAGCATTTTTTAAAACTGTATTACAGTGATATTGATAATTTTAAAATTAAACATCTACCATCATGGGTTTCTTTCTATGCTTATCAACTTCAAAATGAAGTAAATAAAACTACACCCAGGTATTATAGAAAGTACATTCCTGGAGAAATAGTTTTAGTTAACTTTGGTACCTCTATTGGTCAAGAACTTTGTGGTCCACATTTTGCTGTAGTTTTAAATAAAAAAGATGATAAATATAAAACTGTTTTAACAGTTGTACCTTTGTCTTCTAAACTGCACAGTTCTTATGTAAGTCTTGGTAAGGAACTTACAAATAGAATGCAAGAAGCTGTATTTGCTTCTAGAAAATCTACCTCTAACGAATTAAAATCAGTTTCAAAAGAATTAAGTGAATTGCCAAATATTTTAAAAGGCGGCCCAAAAGCAACAAAGGAAGAAATAAATATTATTACTCAATCTACTGCTTTGCAAAAAATGAGTAAAAAATACAAGCAGACTAATGCTGTTGATGAAAAAGACTGGATTTTTTTAAAAGGACTGCTAGCAAAATATGCAAATAGTGATCATTATCCTACATTAAGTAAAGTATCTGATCTCTTTGAAGCCACTGATAAACTTAATGAAAAATTAATCAAGTTAAATTTATCCACAAATAAAATAAAAAAATTTAGTAACGAAGTAAAAAAGCATAATAAAAATACTTTTGCTGCAGTAAATAACATTAAAACAATAAGTAAATTAAGATTAATTGATTTTTATGACAGAAGTGTCGTTAATAGAATTCTTATTTCAGATAATGCTCTTCATAAAATAAAGATTAGTCTAAATAATCTAATTTGA
- a CDS encoding helix-turn-helix transcriptional regulator, giving the protein MNTFERIKKLTKQQHLTLAKVNEQAGIGTNSIYRWKTQTPTSDNLQKVAKVLHTSTDYLLGNTDDPSPVSKNHHAVDIENDELLSYRGRPIPDDYLDIIKHLMDSDIQHGRKR; this is encoded by the coding sequence ATGAATACATTCGAGCGAATAAAAAAATTAACTAAACAGCAACATTTAACTTTAGCGAAAGTGAACGAACAAGCTGGAATAGGCACAAACTCAATTTATCGTTGGAAAACGCAAACGCCAACTAGCGATAACCTGCAAAAGGTGGCTAAAGTTCTTCATACATCTACAGATTACCTGCTAGGTAATACTGATGACCCCTCGCCTGTTTCGAAGAACCATCATGCTGTAGACATCGAAAACGATGAATTGCTGTCTTACCGTGGTCGTCCTATACCAGATGATTATCTAGACATCATAAAGCATTTAATGGATTCTGATATTCAACATGGTAGAAAGAGATAG